The region AGTTTTCGTCCACGACGATTATCACGTTCATTGTTAATATAGACTGGAATTTCTTCTAAGAAGAACTTTACATTTCCTCCACTTTCAATGATGTTTTCAAACTTCAAAAACTGTCCTAGAGTAATGTACTCGCTCGTAATAAATACTTCAGTTTGCATGTTTAATCACCTTTTTCTTTCTATATATATTATAGCATATTTTACATTTTTTTAACACGTCATTCCAAAATAAAAAGCGTTGAAATCAGTGATTTCAACGCTTTTTTTTAGTTACTGCAAACCTAACTTTTACAGTACAATTTTATTCATTTACAGCTTCACTTGCAGAGACTAAAACTTTCTTAATTTTCTTCTTAAATTCAGGTCTTGGCATCATCAAAGTGCGTTCACAATGGCAACATTTAATCTTAATATCTGCCCCTAAACGAATCACTTGCCAACGATTTGTCCCACAAGGATGTTGTTTCTTCATTTCAACAATATCATTAAGTCCAAATACAATATTATTCATTGACTGCATTGCCTCCATTATGTTGGTATACAACCATGCGTGGGAATGGAATTTCAATCCCTTTTTCATCAAAAGTTAGTTTGATTATCTTACGTAATTCACGTTGAATATGCCACTGTGTCGTCGGCTGTACTTCAGCGATCATACGAATAACCACTTCAGATGCCCCAAGTTCTTGTACCCCAAGTACTACTGGTCTTTTAATAATCTCATCATATAAATCAAATGTACGCGTCGCAACTTCTTCAAGTGTAGATAAAGCTTTATTTAAATCCGCTTCATAAGCTACACTAATATCAACAACTGCTTGCCCATTTGAAATGGAATGATTAATAACTTTATTAATATTACCATTTGGAATAATAACTGTTTCTCCTGTTAAAACGCGTATCTTAACAGAACGTAATCCAATCTCAACAACTGTACCTGTTGCTCCATCAACTTCAATAAAATCTCCCACTGAGAATAAATCTTCAAACACAATGAAAAATCCCATTGCAATATCGTCAAGCATACTTTTAGCAGCAAATGCAAAGACAACTGCAAAACTTCCTGTCCCTACTAATAATGTTTGAATCGGAACAAATACACCTAAAACGGCAATTAATCCTATAATATTAATCATATAACGCCAAATATTTAAAACAAGACTCTCAAGTGTCCCTTTACGACGATTCGTTCCACCTGTCATCTTTTGTAATTTATCGATATTAACAGCGAATGCACGCTTAATAATATTCTTACCAATGCGACGAACAATTGATAAAACAATGATAATCGCAATCACAGTAAAAATATCAAAAGCAAATTGAACTAAAAATTCTTCAATTTTGTCCATTGAAAAGAATTTAGCAATACCATCTGCTGTTGACATTGCTTGCTCTAAATTAGTTAAAAATAAATTCAATTCTATCGTTCCTTACTATTATAATTCTATACCCATTATCTCGAGTAAATGATTTAAGTTATCAAGATCATTATAGTTAATAATAATCTGACCCTTACCTTGTTTTTCTTTAATTTTAACTTTCGTTCCGAAATAAGACTCTAGATTCGTTTTAACATAATCTAGATGTGGATTTAATACTTTCGTTACTTTCTTTTCTATTTCCGGTTGATTAATTGACGCGTCTTTAATTAAATCTTCTAATTCACGAACTGAAATTTGTTTTTCTTTAATAACATTCGCAAATTTAATGATTAAATCTTCATCTTTTAATCCAGCTAAAACTTTTCCATGTCCTACTGAAATTATATTATTTTCAATATCATCTTGAACAACACGTGGTAATTGTAATAAGCGCATCGTATTTGCAATATAAGCACGACTTTTTCCAATACGTTCAGCTAATCTTTCTTGTGTTAAATCTAACTTTTGCATCAACATTTTATAAGCTTCCGCTTCTTCAATTGCCGTTAAATCTTCACGTTGTAAGTTTTCAATTAAAGCATATTCCATCATTAAATGATCGTTAAATTCACGAACAATAGCTGGAATCGTTTGAAGATTTGCTTTTTGTGCAGCCCTAAAACGACGTTCCCCTGCAATAATGATGTAACCTTTAATGTCTTTTTTAACAATAATCGGCTGAAATACTCCATGCTCTTTAATCGAAAGAGCTAATTCATTAATCTTAGTCTCATCAAAATATTTACGTGGTTGATAAGGATTTGGACGAAGTGTTTTCACATCTAACTGCTGAACAACTTCTCCTTCTTTTACTTGCTCAAAAGATTCAATACTTTCAATATCATGTTCTTGAAATAAGGCACCTAAACCTCTTCCTAATCTATTAGTCGACATTGTTCTTAACCACCTCTTTAGCTAAATCAACATAAAATTGAGCAGCAGACGATTTTTCATCATAGGCAATAATTGATTTTCCAAACGATGGTGCTTCACTTAAACGAACCAAACGTGGAATAATCGTATTAAAAACTTTTTCTTTAAAATATAGTTTTACTTCGTTAATAACATCAAGTCCTAAACGAGTACGACGGTCAAGCATCGTTAATAAAACACCTTCGATTGATAAATTTCGATTTAAACGTCTTTGAACAATACGAATTGTATTTAATAACTGCGTTAATCCCTCTAATGCATAATATTCACATTGAACTGGAATTAATGTCGAATCTGCGGCAGATAACGCATTAATAGTTAGTAATCCAAGTGAAGGTGGACAATCAATGATAATGTAATCAAAATAATCTTTTACCTGCTCTAATTTCGGCAATAATTTAAACTCACGTTCTTTTTCCATTACAATCATCGCTTCAAATCCCGCTAATTCCTGTGAAGATGGAATTAAAAATAAATTTTCTTCATTTGTTTTTAAAATTACCTGATTTGTTGGTATCTCATCAACTAATAAATCAAACACAGTTAACTCAGCATCACCTTTATAAACCCCAATTCCTGTAGAAGCGTTAGCTTGGGGATCCATATCGACAAGTAAAACTTTATGTCCCAAGTGAGCCAACGATGCTGATAAGTTAATACTAGATGTCGTCTTACCAACTCCACCTTTTTGGTTCGTTATAGCGATAATTTTCCCCATATTAACCCTCCTAAAGTCATACTTGTTAATATTTTACCATGAAATGATATTATATTAAAAATAAATTTTAGCAGATAATTGTGTATTTTGTGATTTTTATAATACATAAAATCTTATCTTGTAGATATATAGGATTATTATAAACAATACCTAATTTTTTATCAAAAAATGGCGTCTAATTTGTCCACCTGTGAATAACTCTACATTCAAAATAAATCTACAAATAACTTGCCCAAAATCATTAACTTTACAATAAAAGATATTTAGTATTCACTTTTCAAAATTTATAGCCCATTTTTACTATTAAACTCAAACTTACAACTTTTTCCCCTAATTATTAATAGAAAAAAAAACAGGATGAATAATCCTGTTTTTTTTTCTATTAATGTTTATTTTTAGGAAGGGAAATTTTAATCACATAAGAATCCTCTAATTCTTCTGTTTCATGAGCAACTTTCATTCCTGTTTTTTCAACCATCATAATTGCTTGTTTAAACGTATTCATTGCAATACGATAATCTCTTGGAACACGAGAAATTGTTTTTGGCTTCGTCGGCTTTTGAACTGGATTTAATGTCTCATCAATTAAACGTTCTGTTTCTGATACATTTAAATCCTTTTCAATCACTTTATTTAATAACTCTAACTGTAACTCTTCCTCTTTTACCACTAATAATGCACGTGCGTGACGTTCCGTAATTTTACGTTCTAAAACAGCCTGTTGCACCGTTTCAGATAAATTTAATAAACGAATTTTATTAGCAACCGTCGATTGAGATTTTCCCATCTGTTTTGCTAAAGTCGCCTGCGTAATACCATGTAAATCAATTAACTGTTTGTAAGCTAAAGCTTCCTCGATTGCCGTTAAATCTTCACGTTGAATATTTTCAACAATCGCAATTGATGCTGATTTTTTATCATCATAATCACGAATAATAGCAGGAACTTTATCTAATCCAATTAATTTTGATGCACGATAACGTCGTTCTCCGGCGATAATTTCATATCCATCTTTTAATTTTCTTACCACGATTGGTTGAATAACCCCGTGTTCCCTAATTGATTCTGATAATTCCAAAATCTTTTCGTCATTAAAAATATTTCGTGGTTGATATTTATTCGGAACAATTTTTGCAATAGGTAATTGAGTTACTTCATCTTTTACTTGATTGTGCGAGTCATCTTTCGAAAAAAAGCTAAACACCCTATGTCCCCCTTATAGTAAAATAAAAAAAGAATTAATGTTTAAATTATAACGTATTTTTCTTCTTTTTTCTATCATTTATAAAGTCTTGTCCTGACAACTGACAGTTAATGCTATTTTATTGGCTTATTTTTAATCTGCCCGTATGCTCTTGGATACTTGTTTGGTGTCTTTTTGTATTTTTTTGTATAAATATTAGTTCGAGTTCCCGCTTCTTCGGGTAACTCAATATGTTTGACTTCAATGATTTCCACACCAAATGTTTCTAATGCTTTTTTAGATTCTTTTAATTCTTCATCACCTGTTTGACCTTTTAGAGCAATAAAGAATCCACCCTCTTTAACTAAAGGCACACATAACTCAGATAAAACATTTAATCTTGCAACCGCACGTGCTGTTACAATATCAAACGATTCACGATGTTTATCTGCATATTCTTCAGCACGTGAATGATAAGCCTTGATATTTTGAAGCTTTGTTTCCGCAATAACATGATTTAAAAAGTTCACACGTTTTCCTAGGGAATCGACTAAATCCATCTTTAAATGTGGATAAACGATTTTCACCGGTAAAGCTGGGAATCCTGCTCCAGATCCAACATCACATAAAGATTCACACTTGTGGATATCTTTAAACATTAAAAATGCAAGTAACGAATCATAGAAATGTTTTAAATAAACTTCATTAACTTCAGTTATTCCAGTTAAATTCATTTTTTCATTCCATTCAACTAATAATTCAAAATAACGATGTAATTGCCATTTTTGCTCTTCCGTTAACTCAATTCCAAATTCTTTTAATGCCTCATAAAATTGTTGTGGTGTCATTATTTCATCTCCTTACTCGACAAAGAGTTAAGAAAGCGTCCTTCCTTAACTCTTTTTTTATTAATTAATTTTTTTAAATTTCCCTGACTCTAAATAAACCATTAAGATTGAAATATCCGCCGGATTAACTCCCGAAATACGAGTTGCTTGTCCAATTGTTAATGGACGAATATCTTTTAGTTTTTGTTTTGCTTCGATCGCTAAGTTTGGAACATCATCATAATCAATGTAGTCTGGAATTTTCTTTTCTTCAACTTTATGAAGTTTTTCAACTTGTTGTAAAGCCTTATTAATATATCCTTCGTATTTAACTTGAATTTCAACCTGCTCAATGACTTCTTCAGAAATTGATTCATTTTTTTCTTCAATTAAACTGTGGATATGTTGATAAGTAATCTCTGGACGTTTTAAAAGTTCAAGAGCTGTAATCCCATCTTTTAAAGGAGATGAAGGAATACTTTCTAAATATTCATTCGTATTTCCTTTTGGAGTAATTTTAATTTGAGATAAGCGTTCTTTTTCAGCTTCAATTTGAGCTTTTTTATCTAAAAAGGCTGCATATTTTTCTTCATTAATTAAACCAACTTGATGTCCATATTCGCGTAAACGTAAATCTGCATTATCATGGCGTAATAATAAGCGATATTCTGCACGAGATGTTAATAAACGATAAGGTTCTAACGTTCCTTTCGTCACTAAATCATCAATTAATACCCCAATATAAGCTTCACTACGTTTTAAAATTAATGGATCTTTCCCTTGTACTCGAAGTGCCGCATTAATTCCGGCCATAATTCCTTGCCCTGCTGCTTCTTCATATCCACTTGTTCCGTTAATTTGACCTGCACTATATAAATTTTTAACTAATTTAGTTTCAAGTGACGGCCATAATTGAACAGGTTTAATTGCATCATACTCAATGGCATAAGCATAACGCACAATACGACAATTTTCTAACCCTGCAATCGTACGAATCATTTTCTCTTGTACGTCTCTTGGTAAACTACTCGAGAACCCTTGAACATAAATTTCATCGATGTGCTTACTTTCAGGTTCTAAGAAGATTTGGTGACGTGGTTTATCGTTAAAACGAACCACTTTATCTTCAATTGATGGACAGTAACGAGGTCCAACCCCTTCAACAACT is a window of Turicibacter sanguinis DNA encoding:
- the yaaA gene encoding S4 domain-containing protein YaaA, which codes for MQTEVFITSEYITLGQFLKFENIIESGGNVKFFLEEIPVYINNERDNRRGRKLYPGDVIVIDEVGEFVIVAE
- a CDS encoding DUF951 domain-containing protein, encoding MNNIVFGLNDIVEMKKQHPCGTNRWQVIRLGADIKIKCCHCERTLMMPRPEFKKKIKKVLVSASEAVNE
- a CDS encoding mechanosensitive ion channel family protein, translating into MNLFLTNLEQAMSTADGIAKFFSMDKIEEFLVQFAFDIFTVIAIIIVLSIVRRIGKNIIKRAFAVNIDKLQKMTGGTNRRKGTLESLVLNIWRYMINIIGLIAVLGVFVPIQTLLVGTGSFAVVFAFAAKSMLDDIAMGFFIVFEDLFSVGDFIEVDGATGTVVEIGLRSVKIRVLTGETVIIPNGNINKVINHSISNGQAVVDISVAYEADLNKALSTLEEVATRTFDLYDEIIKRPVVLGVQELGASEVVIRMIAEVQPTTQWHIQRELRKIIKLTFDEKGIEIPFPRMVVYQHNGGNAVNE
- a CDS encoding ParB/RepB/Spo0J family partition protein, producing MSTNRLGRGLGALFQEHDIESIESFEQVKEGEVVQQLDVKTLRPNPYQPRKYFDETKINELALSIKEHGVFQPIIVKKDIKGYIIIAGERRFRAAQKANLQTIPAIVREFNDHLMMEYALIENLQREDLTAIEEAEAYKMLMQKLDLTQERLAERIGKSRAYIANTMRLLQLPRVVQDDIENNIISVGHGKVLAGLKDEDLIIKFANVIKEKQISVRELEDLIKDASINQPEIEKKVTKVLNPHLDYVKTNLESYFGTKVKIKEKQGKGQIIINYNDLDNLNHLLEIMGIEL
- a CDS encoding ParA family protein; translation: MGKIIAITNQKGGVGKTTSSINLSASLAHLGHKVLLVDMDPQANASTGIGVYKGDAELTVFDLLVDEIPTNQVILKTNEENLFLIPSSQELAGFEAMIVMEKEREFKLLPKLEQVKDYFDYIIIDCPPSLGLLTINALSAADSTLIPVQCEYYALEGLTQLLNTIRIVQRRLNRNLSIEGVLLTMLDRRTRLGLDVINEVKLYFKEKVFNTIIPRLVRLSEAPSFGKSIIAYDEKSSAAQFYVDLAKEVVKNNVD
- the noc gene encoding nucleoid occlusion protein translates to MFSFFSKDDSHNQVKDEVTQLPIAKIVPNKYQPRNIFNDEKILELSESIREHGVIQPIVVRKLKDGYEIIAGERRYRASKLIGLDKVPAIIRDYDDKKSASIAIVENIQREDLTAIEEALAYKQLIDLHGITQATLAKQMGKSQSTVANKIRLLNLSETVQQAVLERKITERHARALLVVKEEELQLELLNKVIEKDLNVSETERLIDETLNPVQKPTKPKTISRVPRDYRIAMNTFKQAIMMVEKTGMKVAHETEELEDSYVIKISLPKNKH
- the rsmG gene encoding 16S rRNA (guanine(527)-N(7))-methyltransferase RsmG, translated to MTPQQFYEALKEFGIELTEEQKWQLHRYFELLVEWNEKMNLTGITEVNEVYLKHFYDSLLAFLMFKDIHKCESLCDVGSGAGFPALPVKIVYPHLKMDLVDSLGKRVNFLNHVIAETKLQNIKAYHSRAEEYADKHRESFDIVTARAVARLNVLSELCVPLVKEGGFFIALKGQTGDEELKESKKALETFGVEIIEVKHIELPEEAGTRTNIYTKKYKKTPNKYPRAYGQIKNKPIK
- the mnmG gene encoding tRNA uridine-5-carboxymethylaminomethyl(34) synthesis enzyme MnmG, yielding MIYDVIVVGGGHAGIEAALAPARMGCQTLMVTGDINRIGHMPCNPAIGGPAKGIVVREIDALGGEMGANTDKTHIQMRMLNTGKGPAVRALRAQADKVDYPKEMQKTVLSQENLDVKEAIVDNLIVEDGTVKGITLESGEQIFGKTVILTTGTYMHSKVMISDEITLSGPDGAKTSLGLSQSLKDLGFELFRLKTGTPPRVATDSVDFSKTEIQPGDDVVRAFSFDTKEHLPLEDQVPCYLTYTSGDTHQIIMDNLTRSSMYSGVVEGVGPRYCPSIEDKVVRFNDKPRHQIFLEPESKHIDEIYVQGFSSSLPRDVQEKMIRTIAGLENCRIVRYAYAIEYDAIKPVQLWPSLETKLVKNLYSAGQINGTSGYEEAAGQGIMAGINAALRVQGKDPLILKRSEAYIGVLIDDLVTKGTLEPYRLLTSRAEYRLLLRHDNADLRLREYGHQVGLINEEKYAAFLDKKAQIEAEKERLSQIKITPKGNTNEYLESIPSSPLKDGITALELLKRPEITYQHIHSLIEEKNESISEEVIEQVEIQVKYEGYINKALQQVEKLHKVEEKKIPDYIDYDDVPNLAIEAKQKLKDIRPLTIGQATRISGVNPADISILMVYLESGKFKKIN